From the genome of Triticum aestivum cultivar Chinese Spring chromosome 3B, IWGSC CS RefSeq v2.1, whole genome shotgun sequence, one region includes:
- the LOC123072472 gene encoding BTB/POZ domain and ankyrin repeat-containing protein NPR5 has product MDDTLKSLSMDYLNLLINGQAFSDVTFSVEGRLVHAHRCILAARSLFFRKFFCGAAADQAAAAAAAGSPGAVLMDHLSPRSPSGASASSPRGAGGSGSGSASAAAMAPGAVIPVNSVSYEVFLLLLQFLYSGQVSLVPQKGEPRPGCGERGCWHTHCPAAVDLALDTLAVARSFGVEELAVLTQKQLAGMVEKASIEDVMKVLMASRKQDLHQLWNTCSHLVAKSGLPPEVLAKHLPLDVVAKIDDLRLKSSMSRRSPFLAHHQQHQQHHHQGSVIEASAAELDDHNKIRRMRRALDSSDVELVKLMVMGEGLNLDEALALHYAVENCSREVVKALLELGAADVNHPAGPAGKTPLHVAAEMVCPDMVAVLLDHHADPNVRTVDGVTPLDILRTLTSDFLFKGAVPGLTHIEPNKLRLCLELVQSAAMVMSREDAAGNAPVPMYSDHHPGAGGGGVYSGTGGASTSMNLSLDNRMVYLNLGMDVMNHGDGGGDDGGSRSGQGGPSSLFSPHGFP; this is encoded by the exons ATGGACGACACCCTCAAGTCGCTCTCCATGGACTACCTCAACCTGCTCATCAACGGCCAGGCCTTCAGCGACGTGACCTTCAGCGTGGAGGGCCGCCTGGTGCACGCGCACCGCTGCATCCTCGCCGCGCGCAGCCTCTTCTTCCGCAAGTTCTTCTGCGGCGCCGCCGCGGAccaggccgccgccgcagccgccgccggctcccccggcGCGGTGCTCATGGACCACCTCAGCCCGCGCTCCCCCTCCGGCGCAtccgcctcctccccgcgcggcgCCGGAGGGTCCGGCTCAGGCTCAGCCTCCGCGGCAGCCATGGCGCCGGGAGCGGTGATACCGGTCAACTCAGTGAGCTACGAGGTGTTCCTGCTGCTGCTCCAGTTCCTGTACAGCGGGCAGGTGTCGCTGGTGCCGCAGAAGGGGGAGCCAAGGCCCGGGTGCGGCGAGCGCGGCTGCTGGCACACccactgccccgccgccgtcgacctGGCCCTCGACACGCTCGCCGTCGCCCGTTCCTTCGGCGTCGAGGAGCTCGCCGTCCTCACCCAG AAGCAGCTGGCGGGCATGGTGGAGAAGGCGTCCATCGAGGACGTGATGAAGGTGCTCATGGCGTCGCGCAAGCAGGACCTGCACCAGCTCTGGAACACCTGCTCCCACCTCGTCGCCAAGTCCGGCCTCCCGCCGGAGGTGCTCGCCAAGCACCTTCCCCTGGACGTCGTCGCCAAGATCGACGACCTGCGCCTCAAGTCCTCCATGTCCCGCCGCTCCCCCTTCCTCGCCCACCaccagcagcaccagcagcaccaccaccagggCTCCGTCATCGAGGCCTCCGCGGCCGAGCTCGACGACCACAACAAGATCCGCCGGATGCGCCGCGCGCTCGACTCCTCCGACGTCGAGCTCGTCAAGCTCATGGTCATGGGGGAGGGGCTCAACCTCGACGAGGCCCTCGCGCTGCACTACGCCGTCGAGAACTGTAGCCGGGAGGTGGTCAAGGCGCTGCTGGAGCTGGGCGCCGCCGACGTCAACCACCCGGCTGGGCCCGCCGGGAAGACGCCGCTGCACGTCGCGGCCGAGATGGTCTGCCCGGACATGGTGGCCGTGCTCCTCGACCACCACGCCGACCCAAACGTGCGCACTGTTGACGGGGTCACGCCACTTGACATCCTCCGCACGCTCACCTCCGACTTCCTCTTCAAGGGCGCCGTGCCGGGGCTCACCCACATCGAACCCAACAAGCTCCGCCTGTGCCTCGAGCTCGTGCAATCGGCGGCCATGGTCATGTCCAGGGAGGACGCGGCCGGCAATGCGCCGGTGCCCATGTACAGCGACCACCATCCGGGCGCTGGCGGCGGTGGCGTGTACAGCGGCACCGGTGGCGCGAGCACGAGCATGAACCTGAGCTTGGACAACAGGATGGTGTACCTCAACCTGGGGATGGACGTGATGaaccacggcgacggcggcggcgacgacggcgggagCAGATCAGGGCAAGGAGGCCCCTCTTCGTTGTTCTCCCCTCATGGCTTCCCGTGA